In Deinococcus aquaedulcis, one DNA window encodes the following:
- a CDS encoding ABC transporter permease, whose protein sequence is MLNFILRRVIQIPVVMLVLSLMIVGLTQLLTPEQRAAPYIRSEQQAARLEQIIEQRGLRDPFHVQYSRWLGATLKGDLGYSKASSQDVIVTIKERLPRTIELTLVTAIPILLLSIWLGTLSALHKDKFIDQVLRVLVVLGYSLPSFVVGILLLAIFYGYLGVLPGAGQVSVLNQFALVDLQRYTGLLSVDAALNGRWDIAWDVLQHLILPALTLVIVLSASIIKVMRNNMLEALTSDYVRTARAKGLSSRVVNNKHARRNALLSIVTLAGFLIIGLLSGSLITETIFAYPGIGQWVVQAAQGVDLAAVLGFAMLSAIMVVVVSTIVDILYGVIDPRVRFD, encoded by the coding sequence ATGCTTAATTTCATCCTGAGGCGGGTCATCCAGATTCCTGTGGTGATGCTCGTCCTCTCCCTGATGATCGTGGGCCTGACGCAGCTGCTCACGCCTGAGCAGCGCGCCGCGCCGTACATCCGCAGCGAGCAGCAGGCCGCGCGGCTGGAACAGATCATTGAGCAACGTGGCCTGCGGGACCCCTTTCACGTGCAGTACAGCCGCTGGCTGGGCGCCACCCTTAAGGGCGATCTGGGGTATTCCAAGGCCAGCAGTCAGGACGTGATCGTGACGATCAAGGAACGGCTGCCGCGCACCATTGAGCTGACTCTGGTCACGGCCATTCCCATTTTGCTGCTCAGTATCTGGCTGGGCACCCTCAGCGCCCTGCACAAGGACAAGTTCATTGATCAGGTGCTGCGTGTGCTGGTGGTGCTGGGCTACAGCCTGCCCAGTTTCGTGGTGGGCATCCTGCTGCTGGCTATCTTTTACGGCTATCTAGGCGTGCTCCCGGGCGCGGGGCAGGTCAGCGTGCTCAACCAGTTTGCCCTGGTGGACCTGCAGCGCTACACCGGCCTGCTCAGCGTGGACGCAGCACTGAATGGCCGCTGGGACATTGCCTGGGACGTGCTGCAACACCTGATTCTGCCGGCCCTGACCCTGGTGATTGTGCTGAGCGCCAGCATCATCAAGGTGATGCGCAACAACATGCTTGAAGCGCTGACCAGCGACTACGTGCGCACGGCCCGCGCCAAGGGCCTGTCCAGCCGCGTGGTGAACAACAAGCACGCCCGGCGCAACGCCCTGCTGAGCATTGTGACCCTGGCCGGCTTCCTGATTATCGGTCTGCTGAGCGGCTCGCTGATTACGGAAACTATCTTTGCTTACCCCGGTATCGGGCAGTGGGTCGTGCAAGCCGCGCAGGGCGTGGACTTGGCCGCCGTGCTGGGTTTTGCGATGCTCTCGGCGATTATGGTGGTGGTGGTCAGTACCATCGTGGACATTCTGTACGGGGTTATTGACCCGCGCGTGAGGTTCGACTGA
- a CDS encoding ABC transporter permease has product MTTAVAPAMKSRSSWQLFWTSPAIRKLRRNPLAITGLIVTLLFGLIALFAPLIAKPSGNCLRDLNITQASEVYNPGRAAFWQATLAPPKSCYLIERLSFQQQPTPPSQDAIFGTVNGYNIFYGLVWGTRTALKLSFIIVGITLLTGVIIGAISGYYGGWVDNLIQRFIDVLFALPPLILTVVILTILRAKFSSGGTTYDPTIPMIVAFCIAGWASYARLIRGEVLRTRQLEYVDAARSLGARDFRLIMKHVVPNSIAAVFTTAVLDLATVPLSIAGLSFLGLGFEPGYSEWGQLVDFARAWLKPEYWYVLVYPAVFIVLFSLAFNLFGDGLRDALDPKSR; this is encoded by the coding sequence ATGACCACCGCTGTCGCCCCTGCCATGAAAAGCCGCAGCAGCTGGCAGCTGTTCTGGACCAGCCCGGCTATTCGCAAGCTGCGCCGCAACCCGCTGGCCATCACCGGCCTGATCGTGACCCTGCTGTTTGGGCTGATAGCTCTGTTCGCTCCTCTGATCGCCAAGCCCAGTGGGAACTGCCTGCGCGACCTGAACATCACCCAGGCGAGCGAGGTTTACAACCCAGGGCGCGCAGCGTTCTGGCAGGCCACCCTGGCCCCCCCCAAGAGCTGCTATCTGATCGAGCGCCTGAGCTTTCAGCAGCAGCCCACGCCCCCCAGCCAGGACGCGATCTTCGGTACGGTGAACGGCTACAACATCTTTTATGGCCTGGTGTGGGGCACCCGCACCGCGCTGAAACTGTCGTTCATCATCGTGGGCATCACGCTCCTGACCGGCGTGATTATCGGGGCCATCAGCGGCTATTACGGCGGCTGGGTGGATAACCTGATTCAGCGCTTTATTGACGTGTTGTTCGCCCTGCCGCCCCTGATCCTGACTGTGGTGATCCTGACCATCCTGCGCGCCAAGTTCAGTTCTGGTGGCACGACGTACGACCCCACCATTCCCATGATCGTGGCCTTCTGCATCGCGGGTTGGGCCAGCTACGCCCGTCTGATTCGCGGCGAGGTGCTGCGCACCCGGCAGCTGGAATACGTGGACGCCGCCCGCAGCCTGGGCGCCCGCGACTTCCGCCTGATCATGAAGCACGTGGTGCCCAACAGCATCGCGGCCGTGTTCACCACCGCCGTGCTGGACCTGGCCACTGTGCCCCTCAGCATCGCCGGTCTGTCGTTCCTGGGTCTGGGTTTTGAACCCGGTTACTCCGAATGGGGGCAACTGGTGGACTTCGCCCGCGCGTGGCTGAAGCCGGAATACTGGTACGTACTGGTATACCCGGCGGTGTTCATCGTGCTGTTCAGTCTGGCCTTTAACCTGTTTGGTGACGGCCTGCGCGACGCGCTGGACCCCAAATCCCGCTAA